A portion of the Chromobacterium sp. IIBBL 290-4 genome contains these proteins:
- a CDS encoding MFS transporter: MAGMLAFMLACAANAALLPAYRATRPARQSAAAGPSVWRDRAFLALVLSYSGYYILMVQMLMLLPLSLQQQTGSASAAGWLYAEQTAMMLLLAYPLTRYLERRWSRERCICGGLALITLSLLLIPLWHSAIATLSCAALFMLGALAVEPAREGQLMSLAKPHARARYIGAGRLGQAIGGASGYLIGGALADLAHTLSAPSLPWLALGAIGALTLLRLRTVFKPQLLGPSESSATALSRI, translated from the coding sequence ATGGCCGGCATGCTCGCGTTCATGCTGGCATGCGCGGCCAACGCCGCGCTGCTGCCGGCGTATCGCGCCACCCGCCCTGCCCGGCAAAGCGCCGCGGCCGGCCCTTCGGTCTGGCGCGATCGGGCATTTCTTGCCCTGGTGTTGAGCTATAGCGGCTATTACATCCTGATGGTGCAGATGCTGATGCTGCTCCCGCTGTCCTTGCAGCAGCAAACCGGCAGCGCGAGCGCGGCCGGCTGGCTGTACGCGGAGCAGACCGCCATGATGCTGCTGTTGGCCTACCCGCTGACCCGCTATTTGGAACGCCGCTGGAGCCGGGAGCGGTGCATCTGCGGCGGGCTGGCCTTGATCACCTTGTCCCTGCTGCTGATTCCGCTTTGGCATAGCGCCATCGCCACGCTGAGCTGCGCCGCCTTGTTCATGCTTGGCGCGCTGGCCGTCGAGCCTGCCCGCGAGGGCCAGCTGATGAGTTTGGCCAAACCCCACGCCCGCGCGCGCTACATCGGCGCCGGCAGGCTGGGCCAGGCCATCGGCGGCGCCAGCGGCTACCTGATAGGCGGAGCCTTGGCGGACCTCGCCCATACGCTCTCCGCCCCTTCGCTCCCATGGCTTGCGCTTGGGGCCATAGGCGCGCTCACATTGCTGCGTCTACGAACCGTGTTCAAACCGCAGCTTCTCGGCCCTTCTGAATCTTCCGCAACCGCGCTGTCGCGCATCTGA
- a CDS encoding MFS transporter: MTNMTQARRMGQCILLLDNTLVSFGFYLAFPLISSHFVGQLHWPALWVGCALGGRQFCQQGLSWLGGGLADRFGAKPAILSGLVLRAASFALLAHAENIGALLASCLLAGVGGALFEPARGALLARLLPPSRRERFFAWLMTTENLSAAGGAWAGSLLLDWGFY, from the coding sequence ATGACAAACATGACCCAGGCCCGCCGTATGGGCCAATGCATTCTGCTGTTGGACAATACTCTGGTTTCATTTGGTTTCTACCTGGCTTTTCCGCTGATCAGCAGCCACTTCGTCGGCCAATTGCACTGGCCCGCGCTATGGGTGGGCTGCGCCTTGGGCGGACGCCAGTTTTGCCAGCAAGGCTTGAGTTGGCTGGGCGGCGGCCTGGCCGATCGCTTCGGCGCCAAACCAGCCATACTGAGCGGGCTGGTCTTGCGGGCCGCCAGCTTCGCCCTGCTGGCCCATGCGGAAAACATCGGCGCCTTGTTAGCTAGCTGCCTGCTTGCCGGCGTCGGCGGCGCGCTGTTCGAACCTGCCCGCGGCGCATTGTTGGCGCGGCTGTTGCCGCCCAGCCGTCGCGAACGTTTCTTCGCCTGGCTGATGACAACAGAAAACCTGAGCGCGGCCGGCGGCGCCTGGGCCGGCAGCTTGCTGCTGGACTGGGGCTTTTACTGA
- a CDS encoding LysR family transcriptional regulator gives MSISLDDLSLLLDAAQLGSFSQAAAKRGWTQPQASQRIAQLETLLGAKLFNRHRRGAEPTAACLAYLPAARTALEALAEGRERMRVGEGLPKLKLASLPSLAGVIFGPLLRKLAAAPLEIHCDTDHSPQILQQVLSGALDIGFLLQRPSTGGIEQEVLGDAPIVAVAGASHPLADARGVTLAQIAAYPLAPQRWGEAAEDLVRRLRPLRQSASPIHLLQPAAAARDLALWHGYIAFVPRLAVREELSQGLLKELDLAEPELGRWRVVMAWRGGKRRDEAKGRVLEAARELAREWR, from the coding sequence ATGTCTATTTCTCTGGATGATTTGTCCTTGCTATTGGATGCGGCGCAGCTGGGCAGTTTCAGCCAGGCGGCGGCCAAGCGCGGCTGGACTCAGCCGCAGGCCAGCCAGCGCATCGCGCAGCTGGAAACTTTATTGGGCGCGAAGCTGTTCAATCGCCACCGCCGCGGGGCCGAGCCCACTGCCGCTTGCCTGGCTTACTTGCCGGCGGCTCGGACCGCGCTGGAGGCCTTGGCCGAAGGGCGCGAGCGGATGCGGGTGGGGGAGGGTTTGCCTAAATTGAAGCTGGCGTCGCTGCCGTCCTTGGCCGGGGTGATTTTCGGCCCCTTATTGCGCAAGCTGGCCGCCGCGCCTCTGGAAATTCATTGCGATACCGACCATTCGCCGCAGATTCTGCAGCAAGTGCTGTCCGGCGCGCTGGACATCGGTTTTTTATTGCAAAGGCCCAGTACCGGCGGCATTGAGCAGGAAGTGCTGGGCGATGCGCCCATCGTGGCGGTGGCAGGCGCTTCGCATCCCCTGGCCGACGCGCGAGGCGTGACCTTGGCGCAGATTGCCGCCTATCCGTTGGCGCCGCAGCGCTGGGGCGAAGCGGCGGAGGATCTGGTCCGGCGTTTGCGGCCTTTGCGGCAATCGGCCAGCCCTATCCATTTATTGCAACCGGCGGCGGCGGCGCGGGATCTGGCGCTATGGCATGGCTATATCGCGTTTGTGCCGCGCTTGGCGGTAAGGGAAGAGCTGAGCCAGGGATTGCTCAAGGAGTTGGATCTGGCTGAGCCGGAGCTGGGCCGCTGGCGGGTGGTGATGGCCTGGCGCGGCGGCAAGCGGCGCGATGAAGCCAAGGGCAGGGTGCTGGAAGCGGCTAGGGAGCTGGCGCGGGAATGGCGTTGA
- a CDS encoding NADP-dependent isocitrate dehydrogenase, which yields MPAEQSKIIYTLTDEAPALATSSFLPIVQAFAGSAGITVDTADISVASRVLAEFPDYLSDAQKVPNTLAELGKLTLQPEANIIKLPNISASVAQLIACVKELQAKGYPIPDYPENPANDAEKAIKDRYAKCLGSAVNPVLREGNSDRRAPLAVKNYAKKHPHSMGEWKQWSQTHCSHMHHGDFYHGEKSITLDKARDVKMELTTKSGQTIVLKPKVALQDGEIIDSMFMSKKALCDFYEQEMEDCRESGILFSLHVKATMMKVSHPIVFGHCVKIYYKDAFEKHGKLFDELGINVNNGMATLYEKIETLPASKREEIIRDLHACQEHRPRLAMVDSAKGITNFHSPNDVIVDASMPAMIRAGGKMWGADGKPYDCKAVMPESTFARIYQEMINFCKWHGNFDPKTMGTVPNVGLMAQKAEEYGSHDKTFEIQEDGVANIVDLATGEVLLSQNVEAGDIWRMCQVKDAPIRDWVKLAVTRARNSGMPAVFWLDPYRPHENELIKKVQTYLKDYDTSGLDIHIMSQVRAMRFTLERVARGLDTISVTGNILRDYLTDLFPIMELGTSAKMLSIVPLMAGGGMYETGAGGSAPKHVQQLLEENHLRWDSLGEFLALAVSLEDLGIKTGNAKAKILAKTLDLATGKLLDENKSPSRRTGELDNRGSQFYLSQYWAQALAEQSEDKELQARFAPVAKQLADNEQAILAELKAVQGKAADIGGYYLPDAAKCSAVMRPSATFNAAIAAVRA from the coding sequence ATGCCTGCAGAACAATCGAAAATCATCTACACCCTCACCGATGAAGCGCCGGCGCTGGCCACCAGTTCCTTCCTGCCCATCGTCCAGGCCTTCGCGGGTTCCGCCGGCATCACGGTCGACACCGCCGACATCTCCGTAGCCTCCCGCGTACTGGCTGAATTTCCCGACTATCTGAGCGACGCGCAGAAAGTCCCCAACACCCTGGCCGAACTCGGCAAGCTGACGCTGCAGCCGGAAGCCAACATCATCAAGCTGCCCAATATCAGCGCCTCCGTGGCTCAGCTGATCGCTTGCGTCAAGGAACTGCAAGCCAAGGGCTACCCGATTCCGGACTACCCGGAAAACCCGGCCAACGACGCCGAGAAGGCCATCAAGGACCGCTACGCCAAATGCCTGGGCTCCGCCGTGAACCCGGTGCTGCGCGAAGGCAACTCCGACCGCCGCGCGCCGCTGGCGGTGAAGAACTACGCCAAGAAGCATCCGCACTCGATGGGCGAATGGAAGCAGTGGTCGCAGACCCACTGTTCGCACATGCACCATGGCGACTTCTACCACGGCGAAAAGTCCATCACGCTGGACAAGGCCCGCGACGTCAAGATGGAGCTCACCACCAAGAGCGGCCAGACCATCGTGCTCAAGCCCAAGGTCGCGCTGCAAGACGGCGAGATCATCGACTCGATGTTCATGAGCAAGAAGGCGCTATGCGACTTCTACGAGCAGGAAATGGAAGACTGCCGCGAATCCGGCATCCTGTTCTCCCTGCACGTGAAGGCCACCATGATGAAGGTGTCCCACCCCATCGTATTCGGCCACTGCGTCAAGATCTACTACAAGGACGCGTTCGAGAAGCACGGCAAGCTGTTTGACGAGCTAGGCATCAACGTCAACAACGGCATGGCCACGCTGTACGAAAAAATCGAAACGCTGCCGGCCTCCAAGCGCGAAGAAATCATCCGCGACCTGCACGCCTGCCAGGAGCACCGCCCGCGCCTGGCGATGGTGGACTCCGCCAAGGGCATCACCAACTTCCATTCGCCGAACGACGTGATCGTCGACGCCTCGATGCCGGCGATGATCCGCGCTGGCGGCAAGATGTGGGGCGCCGATGGCAAGCCTTACGACTGCAAGGCCGTGATGCCGGAATCGACCTTCGCCCGCATCTACCAGGAGATGATCAACTTCTGCAAATGGCACGGCAACTTCGATCCGAAAACCATGGGCACCGTGCCCAACGTCGGCCTGATGGCGCAAAAGGCGGAAGAGTACGGTTCGCACGACAAGACTTTTGAAATCCAGGAAGACGGCGTCGCCAACATCGTTGACCTCGCCACCGGCGAAGTGCTGCTGAGCCAGAACGTGGAAGCCGGCGACATCTGGCGCATGTGCCAGGTCAAGGACGCGCCGATCCGCGACTGGGTGAAGCTGGCCGTAACCCGCGCCCGCAACTCCGGCATGCCGGCGGTGTTCTGGCTGGACCCGTACCGTCCGCATGAAAACGAGCTGATCAAGAAGGTGCAGACCTACCTGAAGGATTACGACACCAGCGGCCTGGACATCCACATCATGTCGCAAGTGCGCGCGATGCGCTTCACCCTGGAGCGCGTGGCCCGCGGCCTGGACACCATCTCGGTCACCGGCAACATCCTGCGCGACTACCTGACCGACCTGTTCCCTATCATGGAACTGGGCACCTCGGCCAAGATGCTGTCCATCGTGCCGCTGATGGCGGGCGGCGGCATGTACGAAACCGGCGCCGGCGGCTCCGCGCCCAAGCACGTGCAGCAGCTGCTGGAAGAAAACCACCTGCGTTGGGACAGCCTGGGCGAATTCCTGGCGCTGGCGGTATCGCTGGAAGACCTGGGCATCAAGACCGGCAACGCCAAGGCCAAGATCCTGGCCAAGACGCTGGACCTGGCCACCGGCAAGCTCTTGGACGAGAACAAGTCCCCATCGCGCCGCACCGGCGAGCTGGACAACCGCGGCAGCCAGTTCTACCTGTCGCAGTACTGGGCCCAGGCGCTGGCCGAGCAGAGCGAGGACAAGGAACTGCAAGCCCGCTTCGCCCCCGTCGCCAAGCAACTGGCCGACAACGAGCAGGCCATCCTGGCCGAACTGAAGGCCGTGCAGGGCAAGGCGGCCGACATCGGCGGCTACTACCTGCCGGACGCCGCCAAGTGCAGCGCGGTGATGCGCCCGAGCGCCACCTTCAACGCCGCCATCGCCGCCGTGCGCGCCTAA
- a CDS encoding pseudouridine synthase produces MSQLILLNKPYGVICQFSDHPTHPTLKSCVSLPGVYPAGRLDTDSEGLLLLTGDGNLQHRIADPRWKLPKTYWVQVEGEPKEEQLDMLRRGVDLGDFTTLPAQVRRIETPALWPRNPPVRFRKTVPDCWLEIIISEGKNRQVRRMTAKAGLPTLRLVRVAIGPWTLDGLQPGELRQLEVRPEDLPRVSPAKRSGKPASRPQPQDRAVGGKGGKAPTFRFARNKKA; encoded by the coding sequence ATGTCCCAGCTCATCTTGCTCAACAAGCCCTATGGCGTGATCTGCCAGTTTTCCGACCATCCCACGCACCCGACGCTGAAGTCCTGCGTGTCTTTGCCAGGCGTTTATCCGGCTGGTCGCTTGGACACCGACAGCGAAGGTTTGTTGCTGTTGACCGGGGATGGGAACTTGCAGCACCGCATCGCCGATCCGCGTTGGAAGCTGCCCAAGACTTACTGGGTGCAGGTGGAGGGCGAGCCTAAGGAGGAGCAACTGGACATGCTGCGCCGCGGCGTGGACCTGGGCGATTTCACCACCTTGCCCGCCCAGGTGCGGCGCATAGAAACGCCGGCATTGTGGCCGCGCAATCCGCCGGTGCGGTTTCGAAAAACCGTGCCGGATTGCTGGCTGGAAATCATCATCAGCGAAGGCAAAAATCGCCAAGTGCGCAGGATGACGGCCAAGGCCGGCCTGCCCACCTTGCGGCTGGTGCGCGTGGCCATCGGGCCATGGACGCTGGATGGACTGCAGCCGGGCGAGTTGCGCCAATTGGAGGTGAGGCCGGAGGATTTGCCGCGGGTTTCGCCAGCGAAGCGTTCCGGCAAGCCTGCCAGTAGGCCGCAGCCGCAAGATCGCGCAGTGGGGGGCAAAGGCGGCAAGGCGCCGACGTTCCGCTTCGCGCGCAATAAAAAGGCTTAA
- the mutS gene encoding DNA mismatch repair protein MutS — protein sequence MSTPQHTPMMAQYFALKRDHADKLLFYRMGDFYELFYEDAEKAARLLDITLTARGASAGVPIKMAGIPYHAAEGYLARLVKMGESVAIAEQIGDPALAKGPVERKVVRIVTPGTLTDAALLDDKRDNLVLAVNMVKGVLGLAWLSLASGEFKVMQADVEDLSSELERLKPAELVIPDDTGLAAFEGISMPKKKLPPWQFDIESSKLALTRHFGTRDLAGFGADTLPVAVGAAGALLEYVKSTQGVNPAHIAALSVEEAGELIRMDAATRRNLELTETIRGESSPTLASLLDTCATSMGSRLLGHWLHHPMRNHGKLARRHGAVRALLARYQDVHAELDQVSDIERITSRVALRSARPRDLSALRDSLTALAGVKALAASLDSELLNELAGVLPVDSPVQKMLAASILPEPATFLRDGGVINNGFSPTLDELRAIQTDCGDFLLKLEAREKERTGITTLKVEFNRVHGFYIEVSKAQSDKVPDDYRRRQTLKNAERYITPELKEFEDKALTAQDRALALEKQLYETLLDELAPHIAELKLIAQAVAALDVLSAFAQRAAIGNYAEPQFVPEPKLDIVAGRHPVVEAEVERFIANDTKLSVERKLLLITGPNMGGKSTYMRQNALITLLAHVGSFVPADSAVIGPIDRIFTRIGASDDLAGGRSTFMVEMTETANILNNASEHSLVLMDEVGRGTSTFDGLALAWAIARALIEKNRAYTLFATHYFELTTLAGEYPAVANVHLSAVEHKDRIVFLHHVEDGPASQSYGLAVAQLAGVPGKVIREARRHLADLENQSAARVQPDLFAQPVQTVEAELNPAIDRLREVDPDELTPRQALEILFELKKLAD from the coding sequence ATGAGCACGCCCCAACATACTCCGATGATGGCCCAATATTTCGCCCTCAAGCGCGACCACGCAGACAAACTGCTGTTCTATCGCATGGGCGACTTCTATGAGCTGTTCTACGAGGATGCGGAAAAGGCGGCTCGCCTCTTGGACATCACCCTGACCGCGCGCGGCGCCAGCGCCGGCGTGCCGATCAAGATGGCCGGCATCCCCTACCACGCCGCCGAGGGCTATCTGGCGCGGCTGGTGAAGATGGGCGAGTCGGTGGCCATCGCCGAGCAGATCGGCGACCCCGCCCTGGCCAAGGGCCCGGTGGAACGCAAGGTGGTGCGCATCGTCACGCCGGGCACGCTGACCGACGCGGCGCTGCTGGACGACAAGCGCGACAACCTGGTGCTGGCCGTCAATATGGTGAAAGGCGTGCTGGGCCTGGCCTGGCTGTCCTTGGCCAGCGGCGAATTCAAGGTGATGCAGGCCGATGTGGAGGATCTGTCCAGCGAGCTGGAGCGGCTGAAGCCGGCCGAGCTGGTGATCCCGGACGACACCGGCCTCGCCGCCTTTGAAGGCATCTCGATGCCGAAGAAAAAGCTGCCGCCGTGGCAGTTCGACATCGAATCGTCCAAGCTGGCGCTGACCCGCCACTTCGGCACCCGCGACCTGGCCGGCTTCGGCGCCGACACGCTGCCGGTGGCCGTCGGCGCGGCCGGCGCGCTGCTGGAGTACGTGAAATCCACCCAGGGCGTGAACCCGGCCCACATCGCCGCGCTGTCGGTGGAGGAAGCCGGCGAGCTGATCCGCATGGACGCCGCCACCCGCCGCAATCTGGAGCTGACCGAAACCATACGCGGCGAATCCTCGCCGACGCTAGCGTCGCTGCTCGACACCTGCGCCACCAGCATGGGCAGCCGCCTGCTCGGCCACTGGCTGCACCACCCGATGCGCAACCACGGCAAGCTGGCCCGCCGCCACGGCGCGGTGCGCGCGCTGCTGGCGCGTTACCAGGACGTGCACGCGGAACTGGACCAGGTGTCCGACATCGAACGCATCACCTCGCGGGTGGCGCTGCGCTCGGCCCGCCCGCGCGACCTGTCGGCGCTGCGGGACTCGCTGACGGCGCTGGCCGGCGTCAAGGCGCTGGCGGCCTCGCTGGATTCCGAGCTGCTGAACGAGCTCGCCGGCGTGCTGCCGGTCGACTCGCCGGTGCAAAAGATGTTGGCGGCGTCCATCCTGCCGGAGCCGGCCACCTTCCTGCGCGACGGCGGCGTGATCAACAACGGTTTCAGTCCGACGCTGGATGAGTTGCGCGCCATTCAAACCGACTGCGGCGACTTCCTGCTGAAGCTGGAAGCGCGCGAGAAAGAGCGCACCGGCATCACCACGCTGAAAGTGGAATTCAACCGCGTGCACGGCTTCTACATCGAGGTGTCCAAGGCGCAGTCGGACAAAGTGCCGGACGACTACCGCCGCCGCCAGACGCTGAAAAACGCCGAGCGCTACATCACGCCGGAGCTGAAGGAATTCGAGGACAAGGCGCTGACCGCGCAGGACCGCGCGCTGGCGTTGGAAAAGCAGCTGTACGAGACGCTGCTGGACGAGCTGGCGCCGCACATCGCCGAGCTGAAGCTGATCGCCCAGGCGGTGGCTGCGCTCGACGTGCTGTCCGCCTTCGCCCAGCGCGCCGCCATCGGCAATTACGCCGAGCCGCAGTTCGTGCCCGAGCCCAAGCTCGACATCGTCGCCGGCCGCCACCCGGTGGTGGAGGCGGAAGTGGAGCGCTTCATCGCCAACGACACCAAGCTGTCCGTCGAGCGCAAGCTGCTCTTGATCACCGGTCCGAACATGGGCGGTAAATCCACTTATATGCGGCAGAACGCGCTGATCACGCTGCTGGCCCACGTCGGCAGCTTCGTGCCGGCCGACTCGGCGGTGATCGGCCCGATCGACCGCATCTTCACCCGCATCGGCGCGTCTGACGACCTGGCCGGCGGCCGCTCCACCTTCATGGTGGAAATGACCGAAACCGCCAACATCCTCAACAACGCCAGCGAGCACTCGCTGGTGCTGATGGACGAAGTAGGCCGCGGGACGTCCACTTTCGACGGCCTGGCGCTGGCCTGGGCCATCGCCCGCGCCTTGATTGAAAAGAACCGCGCCTATACTTTGTTCGCCACCCACTATTTCGAGCTGACCACGCTGGCCGGCGAATATCCGGCGGTGGCCAACGTGCACCTGTCTGCCGTGGAGCACAAGGACCGCATCGTGTTCCTGCACCACGTGGAGGACGGCCCGGCCAGCCAGAGCTACGGTCTGGCGGTGGCGCAGTTGGCCGGCGTGCCGGGCAAGGTGATACGCGAGGCGCGCCGCCATCTGGCGGATCTGGAAAACCAGTCGGCCGCGCGGGTGCAGCCGGACCTGTTCGCCCAGCCAGTGCAGACTGTCGAAGCGGAACTTAATCCAGCCATCGACCGTCTACGCGAGGTCGACCCCGACGAGCTGACCCCCCGCCAGGCGCTGGAAATTTTGTTCGAACTGAAAAAACTGGCCGATTGA
- a CDS encoding glycerate kinase, giving the protein MSRLSPQQVLRRLFDVAVESVKPERLLDHLPPPPQGRTVVIGAGKAAAEMARVLEEGWAGDLSGVVVTRYGHAAPTRRVEVLEASHPVPDEAGCQAAKRILQAVQGLSEDDLVICLLSGGGSALLALPAAGISLADKQELSRQLLACGAGIDEMNTVRKHLSAIKGGRLALACAPAKLVTLAISDVVGDDPAVIASGPTVADPSSYADARAVIAKYGLTLPPAVAALLAAERDETPKPGDARLAHAEYTLIATPQLALRAAETEARRLGYDVLLLGDSIEGEAREVAKVHAGIARQIAMHDSPVARPAVILSGGETTVTLKGRGRGGRNSEFLLALAIALNGLQGAYALAADTDGIDGSEDNAGAFIAPDTLARALALGVRASERLADNDGHGFFSALGDLLVTGPTQTNVNDFRAILLL; this is encoded by the coding sequence ATGTCCCGACTGTCGCCGCAGCAGGTATTGCGCCGTTTGTTCGATGTCGCAGTGGAAAGCGTCAAGCCCGAGCGTTTGCTGGACCATTTGCCGCCGCCGCCCCAAGGCCGTACCGTGGTCATCGGCGCTGGCAAGGCCGCGGCGGAGATGGCGCGGGTGCTGGAGGAGGGTTGGGCTGGCGACTTGTCCGGCGTGGTGGTGACGCGCTATGGCCACGCGGCGCCGACACGGCGCGTGGAGGTGCTGGAGGCTTCGCATCCGGTGCCGGACGAGGCCGGCTGCCAAGCGGCCAAACGCATTCTGCAGGCGGTTCAGGGGCTGAGCGAAGACGATCTGGTGATCTGTCTGCTGTCCGGCGGCGGCTCGGCTCTGCTGGCACTGCCGGCCGCTGGAATCAGCCTGGCGGACAAGCAGGAGCTCAGCCGGCAGTTGCTGGCCTGCGGCGCCGGCATTGATGAGATGAACACGGTGCGCAAGCATCTGTCCGCGATCAAGGGCGGGCGGCTGGCGTTGGCTTGCGCGCCGGCCAAACTGGTCACGCTGGCCATTTCCGATGTAGTGGGCGACGATCCGGCGGTGATCGCCTCTGGTCCGACGGTAGCGGACCCAAGCAGCTATGCCGACGCGCGCGCGGTGATCGCCAAGTATGGTTTGACCTTGCCGCCGGCGGTGGCGGCGCTGTTGGCGGCCGAGCGGGATGAAACGCCCAAGCCGGGCGACGCCAGGCTCGCTCATGCGGAGTACACCCTCATCGCCACGCCGCAACTGGCTTTGCGCGCGGCGGAGACGGAGGCGCGGAGGCTGGGCTACGACGTGTTGCTGCTGGGCGACAGCATAGAAGGCGAGGCGCGCGAGGTGGCCAAGGTTCATGCCGGCATCGCCCGGCAGATCGCCATGCATGACAGCCCGGTCGCCCGGCCGGCGGTGATTCTGTCCGGCGGCGAAACCACGGTCACGTTGAAAGGGCGGGGCAGGGGCGGCCGCAACAGCGAGTTTCTGCTGGCGCTGGCCATCGCCCTGAATGGCTTGCAGGGCGCTTACGCCTTGGCGGCCGACACCGATGGCATCGACGGCAGCGAGGATAACGCCGGGGCCTTTATCGCGCCGGACACCCTGGCGCGCGCGCTGGCCTTGGGCGTGCGCGCGTCGGAGCGCTTGGCCGATAACGACGGCCACGGGTTTTTTTCAGCTTTGGGCGATCTCTTGGTCACCGGGCCGACGCAGACCAACGTCAACGATTTCCGGGCCATCCTGTTGCTCTGA
- a CDS encoding GbsR/MarR family transcriptional regulator encodes MNTPPLVQAFVLHFGEMGSRWGINRTVGQIYALLYVSPKPLNADEIGEAIGCSRSNVSMGLKELQSWRLVKLQHFPGDRREYFSTPEDVWQIFKTLAEERKKREVEPTLTMLRGAIMENPASEEERHAQERMKQMYQLIELVTTWFSDIQHMDVETLQRLMKLGSQVQKVLQFTQSLSRLGHREEEKE; translated from the coding sequence ATGAACACACCACCGTTAGTCCAGGCCTTTGTGCTCCATTTCGGCGAGATGGGCAGCCGCTGGGGCATCAATCGCACCGTCGGCCAGATCTACGCCTTGCTTTACGTTTCCCCCAAACCGCTCAACGCCGACGAGATCGGCGAAGCCATAGGCTGTTCCCGCTCCAATGTCAGCATGGGTTTGAAAGAGCTGCAGTCGTGGCGCTTGGTCAAGCTGCAGCACTTCCCGGGCGATCGCCGCGAGTACTTCTCCACGCCGGAAGATGTCTGGCAAATCTTCAAAACCCTGGCCGAAGAGCGCAAGAAGCGCGAGGTGGAGCCCACGCTGACCATGCTGCGCGGCGCCATCATGGAGAACCCGGCCAGCGAGGAGGAGCGCCACGCCCAGGAGCGGATGAAGCAGATGTACCAGCTGATCGAGCTGGTCACCACCTGGTTTTCCGATATTCAGCATATGGACGTGGAAACCTTGCAGCGGCTGATGAAGCTGGGCTCCCAGGTGCAGAAAGTGCTGCAGTTCACCCAGTCGCTGTCGCGGCTGGGCCATCGCGAAGAAGAAAAGGAGTAA
- a CDS encoding cytochrome ubiquinol oxidase subunit I yields MELDPVTLARIQFATNISFHILFPTINIAMAWVLLFFKLRFRQTGEQGWMDAYMFWVKIFALSFALGVVSGVTMSFQFGTNWPGYMQTVGNIAGPLLAYEILTAFFLEAGFLGIMLFGRSRVPEKVHTLATLLVAGGNTLSAFWIIALNSWMQTPTGFVMRDGRAHVLSWLEVIFNPSMPYRLTHMLLASGLTVAFLIAGLSAYRYLRGERGRGVMAALKTGVFLAALLIPLQMFVGDMHGLNTLKHQPAKLAAIEGIWHTEKDVPLLLFALPNAETRSNDYAIGVPQLGSLILTHQWGGEIKGLNEFAQHPPVAKVFWSFRVMVGMGMLMLLASWLGAWQLKKRGELHPMLARLLLWMTFSGWIATLAGWFVTEIGRQPWLVTGVLTTAQAAGRATGPMLFTSLTTYLALYAFLLAAYISVLFHLARKARAHDAASATQLKEKLA; encoded by the coding sequence ATGGAGCTCGATCCCGTCACGCTGGCGCGCATCCAGTTCGCCACCAATATTTCCTTCCACATCCTGTTCCCCACCATCAATATCGCCATGGCCTGGGTGCTGCTGTTCTTCAAGCTGCGCTTCCGCCAGACCGGCGAGCAGGGCTGGATGGACGCCTATATGTTCTGGGTGAAGATCTTCGCGCTGTCCTTCGCGCTGGGCGTGGTGTCCGGCGTGACCATGAGCTTCCAGTTCGGCACCAACTGGCCGGGCTATATGCAGACGGTGGGCAATATCGCCGGCCCGCTGCTGGCCTATGAAATCCTGACCGCGTTTTTCCTAGAGGCGGGCTTTCTCGGCATCATGCTGTTCGGCCGTTCGCGGGTGCCGGAAAAGGTGCATACGCTGGCGACCTTGCTGGTGGCCGGTGGCAACACCTTGTCGGCGTTCTGGATCATCGCGCTGAATTCCTGGATGCAGACGCCGACCGGTTTCGTGATGCGCGACGGCCGCGCCCATGTGCTCAGCTGGCTGGAGGTGATCTTCAATCCGTCCATGCCCTATCGGCTGACTCATATGCTGCTGGCCTCCGGCCTGACGGTGGCCTTCCTGATCGCCGGCTTGTCCGCCTATCGCTATCTGCGCGGAGAGCGCGGCCGCGGCGTGATGGCGGCATTGAAGACCGGCGTGTTCCTGGCGGCGCTGCTGATCCCGCTACAGATGTTCGTCGGCGATATGCATGGCCTCAATACCTTGAAGCATCAGCCGGCCAAACTGGCGGCGATAGAAGGCATCTGGCATACCGAGAAGGATGTGCCGCTGCTGCTGTTCGCGCTGCCCAACGCCGAAACCCGCAGCAACGATTACGCCATCGGCGTGCCGCAGCTGGGCAGCCTGATCCTCACTCACCAGTGGGGCGGCGAGATCAAGGGTTTGAACGAGTTTGCGCAGCATCCGCCGGTGGCCAAGGTGTTCTGGAGTTTCCGCGTGATGGTGGGCATGGGCATGCTGATGCTGCTGGCCTCCTGGCTGGGCGCCTGGCAGTTGAAGAAGCGCGGCGAGCTGCATCCCATGCTGGCGCGTTTGCTGTTGTGGATGACCTTTTCCGGCTGGATCGCCACTTTGGCGGGCTGGTTTGTCACCGAGATCGGCCGCCAGCCCTGGCTGGTGACCGGGGTGCTGACCACCGCCCAGGCGGCGGGACGGGCGACCGGGCCGATGTTGTTCACCTCTTTGACGACCTATCTGGCCTTGTACGCTTTCTTGCTGGCGGCTTATATCTCGGTGTTGTTCCATCTCGCCCGCAAGGCGCGCGCGCATGACGCGGCGAGCGCAACCCAATTGAAGGAGAAACTGGCATGA